From the genome of Haloarcula limicola, one region includes:
- a CDS encoding DUF7113 family protein translates to MLLVRGTAGGTGLTGTLYEPGEDPPSFKGAPDEGSPYVWVCDAFYEVESGGQAQTIGDRELRVAFESPMPRGFETREAAIEAAKEHVRTQFARLGVEAADVEVTVLQQAEEAEA, encoded by the coding sequence ATGTTGCTCGTTCGCGGAACTGCGGGGGGGACCGGACTGACCGGAACGCTGTACGAACCGGGGGAAGACCCGCCGTCGTTCAAGGGCGCGCCGGACGAGGGGTCGCCGTACGTCTGGGTCTGTGACGCCTTCTACGAGGTCGAGAGCGGCGGTCAGGCCCAGACGATCGGCGACCGGGAGCTCCGGGTCGCCTTCGAGTCGCCGATGCCCCGCGGGTTCGAGACGCGCGAGGCGGCCATCGAGGCGGCGAAGGAACACGTCCGCACCCAGTTCGCCCGCCTCGGCGTCGAGGCGGCCGACGTCGAGGTGACGGTGTTACAGCAGGCCGAAGAGGCCGAAGCGTAG
- a CDS encoding calcium/sodium antiporter: MLFDVLFVGVAVVALWFGAEQFVTGASRLARWLGVPGVVVGLTVVAFGTSAPEFAVTIDAALAGQSDISVANVVGSNVLNLGFILGGVALARALTTSLVFVRRDALLMVGSTALLLALVLDGRLAAVEGAALFGCLVAYLAWLARNASDDGVAAAPEAAGPLDALRLLGGLALVVGGGHLLVAAAVDIARTVGISEWAIGITVVAAGTSLPEFVTSLAAARRGRTGLSAGNIVGSCIFNVLGVLGLAAVVRPLTVAPVGVEGTAWLLGVTVLVTVLFYTETVLSRLEGGLLVALNAANWALSLT; encoded by the coding sequence GTGCTCTTCGACGTCCTGTTCGTCGGCGTCGCCGTCGTCGCGCTCTGGTTCGGGGCCGAGCAGTTCGTCACCGGGGCGAGTCGCCTCGCCCGGTGGCTGGGCGTCCCCGGCGTCGTCGTCGGCCTCACGGTCGTCGCGTTCGGAACCTCCGCGCCCGAGTTCGCCGTCACCATCGACGCGGCGCTGGCCGGCCAGTCGGACATCTCGGTGGCGAACGTCGTCGGCTCGAACGTCCTCAATCTCGGGTTCATCCTCGGCGGCGTCGCGCTGGCGCGAGCGCTGACCACCTCGCTGGTATTCGTCCGGCGAGACGCGCTACTGATGGTCGGATCGACGGCGCTCCTCCTGGCGCTCGTCCTCGACGGGCGGCTCGCCGCGGTCGAGGGAGCGGCGCTGTTCGGCTGTCTCGTGGCCTACCTCGCGTGGCTCGCCCGGAACGCGAGCGACGACGGCGTCGCCGCCGCGCCCGAGGCCGCCGGGCCGCTGGACGCGCTCCGACTGCTCGGCGGACTGGCGCTCGTGGTCGGCGGCGGGCATCTGCTCGTCGCCGCGGCCGTCGACATCGCCCGAACAGTGGGGATCTCCGAGTGGGCCATCGGTATTACCGTGGTCGCCGCCGGCACGTCGCTCCCGGAGTTCGTCACCTCGCTGGCGGCGGCTCGCCGGGGCCGGACCGGCCTCTCGGCGGGCAATATCGTCGGGAGCTGTATCTTCAACGTCCTCGGCGTGCTCGGACTGGCCGCCGTGGTCCGACCGCTGACGGTCGCGCCCGTCGGCGTCGAGGGGACCGCGTGGCTACTGGGCGTGACGGTCCTCGTGACGGTGCTGTTCTACACTGAGACGGTGCTCTCGCGGCTGGAGGGCGGGTTGCTCGTCGCCCTCAACGCGGCCAACTGGGCGCTGAGCCTGACGTAG
- a CDS encoding DNA double-strand break repair nuclease NurA: MTLDPVHVDGIARLAGRVRETVETSDQGAAAEEVWANFLDPLYQDGREILAPMDEQRRRKVPIADVALEDPPFPTQHGLDSGTINPTTFKNGLVLDVAQAAMSAVPSDVELHRGRTILMAVHSNDVTLDVGGDWTLDDRGYAKRRVLDAPKVDRYEQRVVHALALYLAESEHALTNAEVVDDLFILDGPLYPTGLLRWAERDTELADLLAEDDRPKAVVGNYLELVERFVERDIPLVGFIKNSASKGLTRAVRGKTNAPWVNDTAFFRRILERRDDDGELRTDHLTFTNWFRSRGGTDGVMAADGDALGIERSLDPEAYEVTFFSLYDPRTDLVFRVEAPYAFTRDAERRDRLTRQILHDVAAERGPPLAISKADELASIDRQGSEELTRRIEREFDTGREKDFDDTRWGAVDEAF; this comes from the coding sequence ATGACGCTGGACCCGGTACACGTCGACGGCATCGCCCGCCTCGCCGGGCGGGTGCGCGAGACCGTCGAGACGAGTGACCAGGGGGCCGCCGCCGAGGAGGTGTGGGCGAACTTTCTGGACCCGCTGTATCAGGACGGCCGCGAGATACTCGCCCCGATGGACGAACAGCGCCGACGGAAGGTTCCCATCGCGGACGTGGCGCTCGAAGACCCGCCCTTTCCGACCCAGCACGGGCTGGACTCGGGGACGATCAACCCGACGACGTTCAAGAACGGGCTCGTCCTCGACGTGGCACAGGCCGCGATGAGCGCAGTTCCCTCCGACGTGGAACTCCACCGCGGCCGGACGATACTCATGGCGGTCCACTCCAACGACGTGACCCTCGACGTCGGCGGCGACTGGACGCTCGACGACCGCGGCTACGCGAAGCGGCGCGTGCTCGACGCGCCGAAGGTCGACCGCTACGAACAGCGGGTCGTCCACGCGCTGGCGCTGTACCTCGCCGAGAGCGAGCACGCGCTGACCAACGCGGAGGTGGTCGACGATCTGTTCATCCTCGACGGACCGCTCTACCCGACTGGACTGCTCCGCTGGGCCGAACGGGATACGGAACTCGCGGACCTGCTGGCGGAGGACGACCGCCCGAAGGCCGTCGTGGGCAACTACCTCGAGCTCGTCGAGCGCTTCGTCGAGCGGGACATCCCACTCGTGGGCTTCATCAAGAACTCCGCGTCGAAGGGGCTGACCCGTGCGGTCAGGGGGAAGACCAACGCGCCGTGGGTCAACGACACCGCCTTCTTCCGCCGGATACTGGAGCGCCGCGACGACGACGGCGAGTTGCGGACCGACCACCTGACGTTCACCAACTGGTTCCGCTCGCGCGGCGGCACCGACGGCGTGATGGCCGCCGACGGGGACGCGCTGGGCATCGAGCGCTCGCTCGATCCGGAGGCCTACGAGGTCACCTTCTTCTCGCTGTACGACCCGCGAACGGATCTCGTCTTCCGCGTCGAAGCGCCCTACGCCTTCACGAGAGACGCGGAGCGACGGGACCGGCTCACGCGCCAGATACTCCACGACGTGGCTGCCGAGCGCGGCCCGCCGCTGGCGATCTCGAAGGCCGACGAGCTCGCGAGCATCGACCGGCAGGGGAGCGAGGAGCTCACCCGACGCATCGAGCGGGAGTTCGACACCGGCCGGGAGAAGGACTTCGACGACACCCGCTGGGGAGCCGTCGACGAGGCGTTCTGA
- a CDS encoding DUF7522 family protein — MTRNILSDDLADSIVTTARTATGDSLRSVTYFTRANFEQLYLREDLEQDADLNDFVGHEWQGYKQTKNAYQESELGEYKFTVRAFENGYLLRATTERQGVLITTDGLSMSSYEEIAEAIERLLREESGKE; from the coding sequence ATGACGCGGAACATCCTCTCGGACGATCTGGCCGACAGCATCGTCACGACGGCGCGGACGGCCACCGGCGACTCGCTGCGCTCCGTGACCTATTTCACGCGGGCGAACTTCGAGCAGCTGTACTTGCGGGAGGACTTAGAGCAGGACGCCGACCTGAACGACTTCGTCGGCCACGAGTGGCAGGGGTACAAGCAGACGAAGAACGCCTATCAGGAGTCCGAGCTCGGGGAGTACAAGTTCACGGTGCGGGCCTTCGAGAACGGCTACCTGCTCCGGGCGACGACGGAGCGACAGGGCGTGCTCATCACCACCGACGGCCTCTCGATGAGCTCCTACGAGGAGATCGCCGAGGCCATCGAGCGCCTCCTCCGCGAGGAGTCGGGCAAGGAGTGA
- a CDS encoding L-aspartate oxidase encodes MKDQNDDTSDVLVVGSGIAGLAAAVGAAREGSDVTLATKATRPEGASSWWAQGGIAVSRDDPEQFKADILAASDGTADPDAVDVLVENANEAVEDVLFDTLDVKFDRNGDDPDYTREAAHSEDRILHVDAATGKHVHVPFLNYLDARESVEIVDDTAALELIRHEGRVHGAMLESDGEVRPHYAGSVVLATGGIGELYGRTTNPDDATGDGIAMAALAGAEVEDMEYVQFHPTVCIPEEDEDAGVFLVSEAVRGEGGLLRNGDGERFMPDYHADAELAPRDVVARAVKAEREATGEVTLDVSPLDFAAAFPGLAERCADHGVDWEGGIPVAPAEHFLCGGVAVDEFGRTSLDRLYAVGECSRTGVHGANRLASTSLLEGLVWGLRAGEDAAGRGVERIDAPDLLERDPDLPEKFARDKFHRLRRVMDERLGVERDPDDLGRAMAVLRRLKGEVDAYVRTRTSRSLYELRHASVTALLVARHAAENDRSVGTHNLVTEPAEPPADD; translated from the coding sequence ATGAAGGACCAGAACGACGACACGTCGGACGTGCTCGTCGTCGGGTCCGGTATCGCCGGACTGGCGGCGGCGGTGGGAGCCGCTCGGGAGGGGAGCGACGTGACCCTCGCCACGAAGGCCACCCGTCCCGAGGGCGCGTCCTCGTGGTGGGCCCAGGGCGGCATCGCCGTCTCGCGTGACGACCCCGAGCAGTTCAAAGCGGATATTCTCGCGGCAAGCGACGGCACCGCCGACCCCGACGCCGTCGACGTTCTCGTGGAGAACGCCAACGAGGCCGTCGAGGACGTGCTGTTCGACACGCTGGACGTCAAATTCGACAGGAATGGCGACGACCCGGACTACACCCGCGAGGCCGCCCACAGCGAGGACCGCATCCTCCACGTCGACGCGGCGACGGGGAAACACGTCCACGTCCCTTTCCTGAACTACCTAGACGCTCGTGAGAGCGTCGAGATCGTCGACGACACCGCCGCGCTCGAACTGATTCGCCACGAGGGCCGCGTCCACGGCGCGATGCTCGAATCCGACGGCGAGGTCCGGCCCCACTACGCCGGGAGCGTCGTCCTCGCGACGGGCGGCATCGGCGAGCTGTACGGCCGGACGACCAACCCCGACGACGCCACCGGCGACGGCATCGCCATGGCCGCCCTCGCCGGGGCCGAGGTCGAAGACATGGAGTACGTGCAGTTCCACCCCACCGTCTGTATCCCGGAGGAGGATGAGGACGCGGGCGTCTTCCTCGTCAGCGAGGCCGTCCGCGGCGAGGGCGGCCTGCTCCGCAACGGCGACGGCGAGCGGTTCATGCCCGACTACCACGCCGACGCGGAACTCGCGCCCCGCGACGTGGTCGCCCGCGCCGTGAAGGCCGAACGCGAGGCCACCGGTGAGGTCACGCTGGACGTCTCACCGCTCGACTTCGCCGCGGCGTTCCCCGGTCTCGCCGAGCGGTGTGCGGACCACGGCGTTGACTGGGAGGGGGGGATTCCGGTCGCGCCCGCCGAGCACTTCCTCTGTGGCGGCGTCGCCGTCGACGAGTTCGGCCGGACGAGTCTCGACCGGCTCTACGCCGTCGGGGAGTGTTCCCGGACCGGCGTCCACGGCGCGAACCGCCTTGCCTCGACCTCGCTGCTCGAAGGGCTAGTCTGGGGCCTGCGCGCCGGCGAAGACGCCGCCGGCCGCGGCGTCGAGCGGATCGACGCCCCGGACCTCCTGGAGCGGGACCCGGACCTCCCCGAGAAGTTCGCCCGCGATAAGTTCCACCGCCTGCGCCGCGTGATGGACGAGCGGTTGGGCGTCGAGCGGGATCCCGACGACCTCGGCCGCGCGATGGCGGTGCTGCGCCGCCTCAAGGGCGAGGTGGACGCCTACGTCCGCACTCGGACGTCCCGATCCCTCTACGAACTGCGCCACGCCAGCGTGACCGCGCTGCTGGTGGCGCGCCACGCCGCCGAGAACGACCGGAGCGTCGGCACGCACAACCTCGTCACGGAGCCGGCGGAACCGCCGGCCGACGACTGA
- a CDS encoding ATP-binding protein, whose protein sequence is MSDLGDFTDFDDGDAADTGDADEETPPVRTDETTGGSAADDFESLDVEPAGTDSGLGVLSAANGLRISERDDECVLRAYVTAQNRSAVRIGKYLLVPYPDGERLFCRICSLEYAQEFRADDATEIHARRAMRQEGIDEQDFKFIAELEPVAVLYSDDGELKRRMTDRVPKPETVVREATDKSEIKTGLKIPEDGVFLGHLSVGGEKVQTSAEPPTIDYRLKDDYSEGDPLVFRHTLVAGGTGSGKTHSSKNVLRQYLGRTYEMSDGRSPELAVVQFDPQDEYAQMHDDNPDMTDEFARRCEREGVACGGYDDTIAFVPKVAGTDYNVSHHRAEQVEFTIPFSLVHQNPWLIAGSSLNDNQYGALVNTFLPRFKRQYGREATYDQFLSFLDDPALKEELHEAGDVHEATFDAVKRRVRGFGAVFDQDAVPITDQVSQLVRAGGLTVIPTYHITDSRTASTVVLAVSSLLIDQKLSNDPRYDRIKETPLVLGMDEAHNFLTDADSVQAGKVIGKFTEAAKQGRKERLGLYLITQDPQDIADPVFKQINTTMVLNLGDDDAISAVNIPKNLESKVPYMEKGQRVVYSPDNSEPVELIGLSTCVTRHGRD, encoded by the coding sequence ATGTCCGATCTGGGGGACTTCACGGATTTCGATGACGGCGACGCCGCCGACACCGGCGACGCCGACGAGGAGACGCCGCCCGTCCGAACCGACGAGACTACCGGCGGCAGCGCCGCCGACGACTTCGAATCGCTCGACGTCGAACCCGCCGGCACCGACTCCGGATTGGGCGTCCTCTCGGCGGCCAACGGCCTGCGCATCAGCGAACGGGACGACGAGTGCGTCCTCCGGGCCTACGTCACGGCACAGAACCGCTCGGCGGTCCGCATCGGAAAGTACCTCCTCGTCCCCTATCCCGACGGAGAGCGTCTCTTCTGTCGCATCTGTTCGCTGGAGTACGCACAGGAGTTCCGGGCCGACGACGCCACGGAGATCCACGCCCGGCGCGCGATGCGCCAGGAGGGAATCGACGAACAGGACTTCAAGTTCATCGCGGAACTGGAGCCCGTGGCCGTACTGTATAGCGACGACGGCGAACTGAAGCGGCGGATGACCGACCGCGTGCCGAAGCCCGAGACCGTCGTCCGCGAGGCCACCGACAAATCGGAGATCAAGACCGGGCTGAAGATTCCGGAAGACGGCGTCTTTCTGGGCCATCTCTCGGTCGGCGGCGAGAAGGTCCAGACGAGCGCCGAACCGCCGACCATCGACTACCGCCTGAAAGACGACTACAGCGAGGGCGACCCGCTGGTCTTCCGACACACGCTCGTGGCGGGGGGAACCGGGTCGGGGAAGACCCACAGTTCGAAGAACGTCCTCCGGCAGTATCTCGGGCGCACCTACGAGATGAGCGACGGGCGCTCGCCGGAGCTCGCCGTCGTCCAGTTCGACCCGCAGGACGAGTACGCCCAGATGCACGACGACAACCCGGACATGACCGACGAGTTCGCCCGGCGCTGCGAGCGCGAGGGCGTCGCCTGCGGCGGCTACGACGACACCATCGCGTTCGTCCCGAAGGTCGCCGGCACCGACTACAACGTCAGCCACCACCGCGCCGAGCAGGTCGAGTTCACGATCCCGTTCTCGCTGGTCCATCAGAACCCGTGGCTCATCGCCGGGTCGAGTCTGAACGACAACCAGTACGGCGCGCTGGTCAACACGTTCCTCCCGCGGTTCAAGCGCCAGTACGGGCGGGAGGCCACCTACGACCAGTTCCTCTCGTTCCTCGACGACCCGGCGCTGAAAGAGGAACTCCACGAGGCCGGCGACGTCCACGAGGCCACCTTCGACGCGGTCAAGCGCCGCGTGCGCGGGTTCGGAGCCGTCTTCGACCAGGACGCCGTGCCCATCACCGACCAGGTCTCGCAACTGGTGCGGGCGGGCGGCCTGACGGTCATCCCCACCTACCACATCACGGACTCCCGCACCGCCTCGACCGTCGTCCTCGCGGTCTCCAGTCTGCTCATCGACCAGAAGCTCTCGAACGACCCGCGCTACGACCGCATCAAGGAGACGCCGCTCGTCCTCGGTATGGACGAGGCCCACAACTTCCTCACCGACGCCGACAGCGTCCAGGCCGGGAAGGTCATCGGGAAGTTCACCGAGGCCGCCAAACAGGGCCGCAAGGAGCGACTCGGTCTCTACCTCATCACGCAGGACCCGCAGGACATCGCCGACCCCGTGTTCAAGCAGATCAACACGACGATGGTCCTGAACCTCGGCGACGACGACGCCATCTCCGCCGTCAACATCCCGAAGAACTTGGAGTCGAAGGTCCCCTACATGGAGAAGGGCCAGCGCGTCGTCTACTCGCCCGACAACTCCGAACCCGTCGAACTCATCGGTCTCTCGACCTGCGTTACTCGCCACGGCCGGGACTAG
- a CDS encoding endonuclease/exonuclease/phosphatase family protein gives MDPVRVMSFNVRYDTAEDGLDNWTHRRRLVAGTVRYHGPDVVGVQEAQSHQMRELESLLDGYEWVGDPRDTVEAGGEHTAIGYRADRFDCEDTATFWLSETPETAGSVGWDAKYPRVATWARLRDRTTGETLLAVNTHLDHESERARQSGIDLVLSRIDDLAAEDPVVLSGDFNCVVGDPAHRRADGHELRDGRLLRDARDLTAHRHGPTTTRTDFRNLLPDMGIDHVFVSEEIGVESWAAVADRDDDHYASDHLPVVVDCTF, from the coding sequence ATGGATCCGGTGCGGGTGATGTCGTTCAACGTCCGATACGACACCGCCGAAGACGGGCTGGACAACTGGACGCATCGGCGGCGACTCGTCGCCGGAACCGTCCGCTATCACGGCCCCGACGTGGTCGGCGTACAGGAGGCACAGAGCCATCAGATGCGGGAGCTGGAGTCCCTCCTCGACGGCTACGAGTGGGTCGGCGACCCCCGCGATACGGTCGAAGCGGGCGGGGAACACACCGCCATCGGCTATCGCGCCGACCGCTTCGACTGCGAGGACACCGCCACGTTCTGGCTCTCTGAGACGCCCGAGACGGCCGGGAGCGTCGGCTGGGACGCGAAATATCCCCGCGTGGCGACGTGGGCGCGGCTTCGGGACCGGACGACCGGCGAGACGCTCCTCGCGGTGAACACGCACCTCGACCACGAGAGCGAACGCGCCCGACAGAGCGGTATCGACCTCGTGCTGTCCCGCATCGACGACCTCGCCGCCGAGGACCCCGTCGTCCTCAGCGGCGACTTCAACTGCGTCGTCGGCGACCCGGCCCATCGGCGGGCCGACGGTCACGAGCTCCGCGACGGCCGACTGCTTCGGGACGCCCGCGACCTGACCGCACACCGCCACGGGCCGACCACGACCCGGACCGACTTTCGCAATCTCCTCCCCGACATGGGCATCGATCACGTCTTCGTCAGCGAGGAGATCGGCGTCGAGAGTTGGGCGGCCGTCGCCGACCGCGACGACGACCACTACGCCTCGGACCACCTGCCCGTCGTCGTCGACTGCACGTTCTGA
- the gpmI gene encoding 2,3-bisphosphoglycerate-independent phosphoglycerate mutase: MQVGLIILDGWGLNSDDGVRDAVAAAETPNFDRYWEEGAHSTLETHGRRVGLPEGQMGNSEVGHLNIGSGRVVKQDSTRISDSIARSRGELSAEEYGDAQDPPFFENETILSAFEYAEEHDGRVHFMGLVSDGGVHSYQDHLHALIELAGQRGTDAVTHAFTDGRDTSPTGGEDYLAELEAHANEHGTGNVATVTGRYYAMDRDQNWDRTRRAYDALVDGEGDHYAPDPVSAVTESYARDTTDEFVEPTVVGEYEGMEDGDAAILFNFRADRARQLTRMLADIDPEDWGGDTSPPDIHLVTMTQYDAMFGVPMAFPPNQPEDVLGEVLAEAGKTQLRLAESEKYPHVTYFLNGGREVEFDGEVRRIIESPDVPTYDQQPEMSAPEVTDTAIELIESDDPDALVLNYANPDMVGHTGDFEAAIEAVEAVDEQLGRLVDAIRAAGGHVLICADHGNADDLGTEDDPYTAHTTNPVPFVYLSPDGTAGGKQARDGGTLADLAPTMLALMSVDQPTAMTGTSLVE, encoded by the coding sequence ATGCAAGTCGGGCTGATCATCCTCGACGGCTGGGGCCTGAACTCGGATGACGGCGTCCGGGACGCCGTGGCCGCCGCCGAGACGCCGAACTTCGACCGGTACTGGGAGGAAGGTGCACACTCGACGCTGGAGACCCACGGCCGCCGGGTCGGCCTCCCGGAGGGCCAGATGGGTAACTCCGAGGTCGGCCACCTCAACATCGGGAGCGGTCGCGTCGTCAAGCAGGACTCGACGCGCATCAGCGACAGCATCGCCCGCTCGCGCGGGGAGCTGTCCGCCGAGGAGTACGGCGACGCGCAGGACCCGCCCTTCTTCGAGAACGAGACCATCCTCTCGGCGTTCGAATACGCAGAGGAACACGACGGCCGCGTGCACTTCATGGGGCTGGTCTCGGACGGCGGAGTCCACTCCTATCAGGACCACCTCCACGCGCTCATCGAACTGGCGGGCCAGCGCGGGACCGACGCCGTGACCCACGCCTTCACCGACGGCCGGGATACCTCGCCGACCGGCGGCGAGGACTACCTGGCCGAACTGGAGGCGCACGCGAACGAACACGGCACCGGCAACGTCGCCACCGTCACCGGGCGCTACTACGCGATGGACCGCGACCAGAACTGGGACCGGACCCGACGGGCCTACGACGCGCTCGTCGACGGCGAGGGCGACCACTACGCGCCCGACCCCGTCTCGGCGGTCACCGAGTCGTACGCGCGCGATACCACCGACGAGTTCGTCGAGCCGACCGTCGTCGGCGAGTACGAGGGGATGGAGGACGGCGACGCCGCGATCCTCTTCAACTTCCGCGCCGACCGCGCCCGCCAGCTCACGCGGATGCTCGCCGACATCGACCCCGAGGACTGGGGCGGCGACACCTCGCCGCCGGACATCCACCTCGTGACGATGACCCAGTACGACGCGATGTTCGGCGTCCCGATGGCGTTCCCGCCGAACCAGCCCGAGGACGTCCTCGGCGAGGTGCTGGCCGAGGCCGGGAAGACCCAACTCCGCCTGGCCGAGTCCGAGAAGTATCCCCACGTCACCTACTTCCTGAACGGGGGTCGCGAGGTGGAGTTCGACGGCGAGGTCCGGCGCATCATCGAGAGCCCCGACGTGCCGACCTACGACCAGCAGCCCGAGATGAGCGCCCCCGAGGTGACCGACACCGCGATCGAGCTCATCGAGTCGGACGACCCCGACGCGCTCGTGCTCAACTACGCCAACCCCGACATGGTCGGCCACACCGGCGACTTCGAGGCAGCCATCGAGGCCGTCGAGGCCGTCGACGAACAGCTCGGCCGGCTCGTCGATGCGATCCGGGCCGCGGGCGGCCACGTCCTCATCTGCGCCGACCACGGCAACGCCGACGACCTCGGGACCGAAGACGACCCGTACACGGCCCACACCACTAACCCCGTGCCGTTCGTCTACCTCTCGCCCGACGGCACCGCGGGCGGGAAGCAGGCTCGCGACGGCGGCACGCTCGCCGACCTCGCGCCGACGATGCTCGCGCTGATGAGCGTCGACCAGCCAACGGCGATGACGGGCACGTCGCTGGTGGAGTGA
- a CDS encoding RNA 2'-phosphotransferase, which produces MPDDVRTCDDHGFFEGNSCPDCGTEGRLVLGGERRRQLSKFVSGALRHFPEDAGLELDAAGWTSFATLTTAVEGKYGWADREALAAVVATDPKGRFERTGGVDAQGDEAAGTRSDDADRIRAAYGHSVDVTLDATDDPVPATLYHGTAPRNLDAILDEGLKPMNRQQVHLSGSVEDALEVGRRHADDPVVLRVDAAAMRADGHTVTRRGRATYTTDRVPPRYLSQRDGERETPR; this is translated from the coding sequence ATGCCCGACGACGTCCGAACCTGTGACGACCACGGTTTCTTCGAAGGAAATAGCTGTCCCGACTGCGGAACCGAAGGGCGACTCGTCCTCGGCGGCGAGCGCCGCCGTCAGCTCTCGAAGTTCGTCTCCGGAGCGCTTCGCCACTTTCCAGAGGACGCCGGCCTCGAACTGGACGCCGCCGGGTGGACGTCGTTTGCCACGCTCACTACTGCCGTCGAAGGAAAATACGGGTGGGCCGACCGAGAGGCGCTGGCGGCCGTGGTCGCGACCGACCCGAAGGGCCGATTCGAGCGCACCGGCGGCGTGGACGCGCAGGGCGACGAAGCAGCGGGGACGAGAAGCGACGACGCCGACCGGATCCGCGCGGCGTACGGCCACTCCGTCGACGTCACGCTCGACGCGACGGACGACCCGGTGCCGGCGACGCTGTACCACGGGACGGCCCCCCGAAACCTCGACGCGATTCTCGACGAGGGGCTGAAGCCGATGAACCGACAGCAGGTCCATCTCTCGGGGAGCGTCGAGGACGCTCTGGAGGTGGGCCGCCGTCACGCCGACGACCCGGTCGTCCTGCGAGTCGACGCCGCCGCGATGCGGGCCGACGGCCACACCGTCACCCGGCGCGGCCGAGCGACGTACACGACCGACCGCGTCCCGCCTCGGTATCTCTCCCAGCGGGACGGCGAGCGGGAGACCCCCCGATAG
- the nadC gene encoding carboxylating nicotinate-nucleotide diphosphorylase, giving the protein MITDGDVERWLREDVGHHDVTNQVPGDTEGRLVAKEGGAVAGLDAARAVFEYLGCEVRIPVDEGDRIEVGDAVLRVDGPAREVLRGERVAVNLVGHASGIATKTRRAVEAAREAEAAEDSSGASGDAASSAAADGVRIAATRKTTPGLRGVEKRAVAAAGGDTHRLDLSHMVMVKDNHVAEMGLDGAISHFRQRASFATRLDVEVESPDDAPRAAEAGADVVLLDNMTPAETERAVELVAATESEALTEASGGIAVADVPDYAATGVDVISMGSLTHSAPALDLSFRIG; this is encoded by the coding sequence ATGATCACCGACGGCGACGTGGAGCGCTGGCTCCGCGAGGACGTGGGCCACCACGACGTGACGAACCAGGTGCCCGGCGACACCGAGGGTCGCCTCGTCGCCAAGGAGGGCGGCGCGGTCGCGGGACTCGACGCCGCGCGCGCGGTGTTCGAGTATTTGGGCTGTGAGGTCCGAATCCCCGTCGACGAGGGCGACCGAATCGAGGTCGGCGACGCGGTCCTCCGTGTCGACGGCCCAGCTCGCGAGGTGCTGCGCGGCGAGCGCGTCGCGGTCAACCTCGTCGGCCATGCGTCGGGAATCGCCACGAAGACCCGGCGAGCGGTCGAGGCCGCCCGCGAGGCCGAAGCCGCTGAGGACTCGTCAGGGGCGAGCGGCGATGCCGCGAGCAGCGCTGCCGCCGACGGCGTTCGCATCGCCGCCACCCGGAAGACGACGCCCGGCCTGCGCGGCGTCGAGAAGCGCGCCGTCGCCGCCGCCGGCGGGGACACCCATCGACTCGACCTCTCGCACATGGTGATGGTCAAGGACAACCACGTCGCGGAGATGGGCCTCGACGGAGCTATCTCGCATTTCCGCCAGCGAGCTTCCTTCGCCACGCGGCTCGACGTTGAGGTCGAATCGCCCGACGATGCCCCGAGAGCGGCCGAGGCCGGCGCGGATGTCGTCCTCCTGGACAACATGACCCCCGCGGAGACCGAGCGCGCGGTCGAACTCGTCGCGGCCACCGAGAGCGAGGCCCTCACCGAGGCCAGCGGCGGCATCGCCGTCGCCGACGTGCCCGACTACGCCGCGACGGGCGTCGACGTGATCTCGATGGGGTCGCTGACCCACTCCGCGCCGGCGCTCGACCTCTCCTTCCGCATCGGGTGA